In the Orcinus orca chromosome 19, mOrcOrc1.1, whole genome shotgun sequence genome, CGTCACCCTAGCGAACCCACCTGGGCAAGTCAGATTTGCAAGGGCGTCCTCTCTACTGAGACAGGTCCCAGGAGGGCCCTTAACGGAACCAGCTTCAGGCAGAGACCACACTGTGTTCCTCTTTTTTCACGCTCTAGGGGCCAAAATGAGATGGGGCAACCTGGGACCCCATTTTTTCTATACACTCTTGTCTGAATTAAAAATGTTCGAAAAATGAATGTTAAACCCTTCACCCGTGGAGGAATGTTTAGTATATTCCTGAACACAATGCTAACTTGAAAAAATACCTATTTTGTGCTTGCCCATAGTAAAAATAGAGCTGAACTCTATAGGTCATTGGTCACTGATGTAGTACGGGTTTATACCTGTGTGCTCAGCTGATCGCAAGATCGGGGTGCGCGTGTACTGTGCTCATGGGTCCCATTCATATAAGGCTGAACTTCACGAACGGcaccctcctcccccccacccgcCAGTATCGACAGGACTCCTCTCTCAGGGGACCTTGAGCTCAGGTGTCACCTTTTGGTGACAAAAATGGCATCACAGAccgagaatttttttttttttttgcggtacgcgggcctctcactgctgtggcctctcccgttgcggagcacaggcttcggacgcacaggctcagcggccgtggctcacgggcccagccgctccgcagcatgtgggatcttcccgcaccggggcacgaacccgtgtcccctgcatcggcaggcggactctcaaccactgcgccaccagggaagcccacaattctttttttttaaagaatcaattttatttaattttggttgtgttggttcttcgttgctgcgcacgggctttctctagttgcggtgagcagggtctactcttcattgcaatgcgtgggcttctcattgcggtggcttctcttgttgtggagcatgggctctaggcgtgtgggcttcagtagttgtagcacgtgggctcagtagttgtggcacacgggctctagagcgcaggctcagtacttgtggcacacaggctgttgctctccggcatgtgggatcttcccggaccagggctcgaacccgtgtcccctgcattagaaggtggattcttaaccactgcgccaccagggaagtcccaagcttgcaattctttcaaaatatagttgacccttgaacaacatgggccATTAGAAGCACCGACCCCTTGCAGTcagaaaatctgcatataacttttcaGTCACCCCTCTGTATCCTCAGCttcacatccatggattcaaccaaccgagGATCTTGTAGCACTGCCGTtatgtatttagtgaaaaaagCCTGTGCACAGGTGGATCTCTGCagttcaaacccctgttgttcaagggtcaactgtaaacaGTTTTGTCACTTGATCGATAAGAAAAAAGTATTGgaatggttttcattttattttgagtaAAGTTGAACCCTTTTATGTTAATGGATCATTCAAAGTACCCGTTCTTTGTTCGTTTTCATGTCATGATGTCCATCTCcttaaagtcatttaaaaatccttCATCTGCCATATACTTGGCATTTCTTTACCCCGTTCTGCAGTCTTCTAATCTTgttacaaattttctttttttttaattttcttttttattattatttttaaaatttatttatttatttttggctgtgttgggtcttcgtgtctgtgcgagggcttcctctagttgcggcaagtgggggccactcttcatcacggtgcgcgggcgtctcactatcgcagcctctctcgttgcggagcataggctccagacgcgccggctcagtagctgtggctcatgggcctagttgctccgcggcatgtgggatcttcccagaccagggcttgaacccgtgtcccctgcattggcaggcagattctcaaccactgcaccaccagggaagcccacaaattttCTTTTTGGACAACTTGGATTATTCTAAACATGAGAACCTCTTCCAGAGATTGCTTTGCAGCAGTAGGACAGGGGCTTAGAATGAAAAACAGGACTTAGGAGTATCTTTGAGTTAaggctgggagggcaggagtCATGTCTGGGGCTGGCTCAGGGGGAGCTGGGCGTCCCTTTTGGTGAGGTCGTGAATAAGGGTTTGAGGAAACAGGATTACAAAGGGCCAGGTGTTCCCCAGGTTCCTTCCTAGGAAGCCGTCAGGACAGAGGGGCTGGTGAGCGCGGTGCGAACTTGGGGAAGAATGACGGGAGCTGGACAGAAAGGAGCGAGTGGGAGGCGGGGGCTTGTTCAGAGGCCGCCAGTGGCCGCATACCCGCGCCGGGCCGTGAGTCCACCTGCGGCCGCCGCGGACTCGCTTCCGCGCCGGTGGACTCTGTCACGCCGAGGGCTCTGCTCACACCCACGGCCAGCCGAGCACGTGCACGAGCAGCTGACCCCGCGGCGCGGGCGCGGCCGGGGAGCGGCACCCCGGAGAGCGGCGCCCCGGGAGGTCAGGGCGGAAAGGCCGAGCGCGGGGCTGATCTCAGCGCCTCGTGGCCCCTCGTGACCGCGCTTCGCCGAGAACCTGGGGCCACGGCGGCCACTAAGACTCGGGCCCCAAGCCCTCGAGACTGCCTCGCGCAGCCGGGCGGGGCGTGGAGCGCGGAGCGCGGAGCGCAGCGTGGGGCGCGTGGGCGGGGCGTAGTGCGCGGCGTGGGCGGGGCCGCGACAGGGCGTCAAGGGGCGTGGGCGGGGTGCGTGGGCGAGGCGTGGGGCGCGACGGCCAGACGTGGAGCGCGACGGCGGGGCGTGGAGCGCAGCGGGGGCGGGGCATGGTGCGCGGGGCCTTGACAGGGCGTCAGGGGCGGGGCACAACGGTGCGTGCCTGCTACGGTGGGGCGTGGCGTCGCGCGAAGAGGCGGGGCACGGCGTCGGGCACAGGGCACGGCGAAGGGCACGGCGCAGGGCACGGGGCGGGCGGCGTCGACGCCAGGCGGGATGACGGTGATGGGGTGAGGGTGACGGGGTGAGGGTGGCGGGGCCGGGCTGGAGCCTCCGGCCTGGGGCCTCCTGGCCGGGCGGCCGGCTGGTAGAGGATAAGGACGGTCGCGgtcggtggggagggaggaagatgtggGAGGAGCAGCCGTGGCGGAAGCGGGGAGGACGGCGGGGGCGGGAGTATCTCGGGAGAGCCAGGCCAGGCTTCCTTGGGTGGAAAAGACGAAGCGACAGTACCCGGGGATCCCCCAGGCCGCCCCCTACCGGGCCGGCTCGCGCTGGCGCGGGGCAGAGCCCAAGGAGCGAGTTGCTATGGACACCCGGCCAGGGTGGCCGTCCGCTTCCGGTCCCGGCGCGCCGGCAGCTCTCGGGCCCCCATCCCCCGAAGTGACCCCCATCCCCCGAAGTGACCCCCATCCCCCGAAGTGACCCCCACGTGGGAGGCCTCCTGACCTTTGACACCGCCTTTTTACCGTTAGGGTGAAGGCACCACGCGCTCCCGCCCAGGCCCAGACATGCCGGTCCTTGTGAGGCAGAAACTTGAGAGGGAGCCGTCCTCTCCCTGAAGGTGGGTAGAACGACAGGACGTTGTCCTGGGGGAGAAGTCGCATTTCGGCCCATTGTGGAGCAGTGAGGACGAGCCTCTGCTCATAGGAGAGCTTTGACAAGACAGAGCTTCGTTTGGGGGATTTCTTCCACACTCTGGAACGTCAGAGTTCAGATGTCCAGCCAGGACAGCCATTCGCTTAAACTTGCCCATCAATTGCCTGTCATTAAACTGGAGGAAATGTAGATAATTAGAAAATATGCTAGTTCCAGACAGTGACGTccagttttttcctttcctccctcacaaAGCCTCGCGGTGGAACAGCTGTCTGACCCGTTCAAAGGGAAGGATGAAATCTCTGCGCAGGCACGCGATGTGAATGGAAGCGGCGTGTCACTGTGAGTCTGGCTTTTAGTCACCTGGTGTCTTCCTCAGGGTGACACGACCCGGAGACGATGAACTTCAGTGGCTGAGATATATTATTAGCCTGCAGTTAAGTTACAGAAATGGCAAGATTTACATTAGTTCTCTTTCCATTCGGTCGTGAACATCTTTGGGTCACACTGGAAAGGATGAATATTTTTCATGTGGCCCTAATGAGTCAGTTCACAATATTATTACCTAAATGGCAGAAGGAAATGGGAAATCAGGTCACGTCTTATGGTTACCACTAGTTTTTATAATAGGAGGAGGTTCCCTAAGAGATGGAGGAATGAATATcatggttgtcttttcactctttcaGAGACCCTCCCCAAGAAATTGATTAGAAATGGGCAAAGCAAACAGTAATTTGGAGTGATCACTCCAAGGCATTAGCAATCAATCAGTCATTCCGTGCCAGGGAGAAATAAAAGATGTCTGTGGAGGATGTACATAGATTAGAGTCACCAGTATGGGTGTGCATTTTATATTTGACTACTTGTGTCTTTCTGGTAGATGCAAACAGTACGGCACTCTGAGCGCACACTAAAGACAGCTCTCATCTCAAAGGACCCAGCGCTTGTGTCACAGTATGAGAAGTTAGATGCTGGGGAAAAGCGTCTGATGGACGAAGCCTTCCGGCCAGACAGTGATCTCTTTGGACCCATTACTTTGCATTCGCAGTCAGACTGGATAACCTCCCATCCTGAGGCTCCCCAAGACTTTGAAGAGTTTTTCAGTGATCCTTACAGAAAGACACCTTCTCCACAGAAGCACAGTATTTATATACAGTGCATTGGTATATATTGGATTTGTTTGGTTTTGCAATGGTGCTGTGGCCAGGGATAGTTTGGGGTGTCGATCTCATTTAAGCGGGCagtttttataatcatttttgaCATTCATTCCCAAGGTGGAAGTTTTGTAGCCAAACTGCCTTAAAAGAggatgttttgtttctttctaattCGTATTCACCTCAGTGAACGATAAAGGTGTATTGAAAATTTACAGTTGGTTTGTGTCTAATCCCAAATTTCTAATTGTAGACTGAGGTAAAGGCTATTTTAATCATCTCATAGTCTGTCTTTAAATTTTCTTCCATGCTATAGGATTGCTAGGAAACACCAGAAGTATCAGTGAAGAATATGTGAAATGGCTCAAGGGCTACTGTGAAGCATTTTTCTATGGCTTGACAGTAAAACTCCTAGAACCAGTTCCTGTCTCTGCAACGAGGTGCTCCTTTAGAATCAATGATAACACGCAGAACCTACAGATTCATGCAGGTGAATTAAACAGCTTTACACTTTGAATTgagctatatatgtgtgtgtgtgtgtgtgtgtgtgtgtatatatcacacgcgtgtttctttttaaatagggCAGATCCTGAagttcttaaaaaagaagaaacctgAAGATGCTTTTTGTGTTGTGGGAATAACGATGATCGATCTTTACCCAAGAGACTCCTGGAATTTTGTCTTCGGACAGGCCTCTTTGACAGATGGTATTCCTTTTTGACATTGTTGCTACCTAAGACTTATAGTATCTCTGGCGCGGCACCTGCCGTAAAGGGAAGGGTGCTGCTGATAGACCCCTTTGATCTGGGTTTCTCCACAGGTTGGCCATTCAGCGCCTGTGTGACCTGGAAGCTAATAATACCTATTTCACAGTgccattttgagataatttacaTAAGAGTGCTGATCTGTAAAAAGTGTGTACATATGCCTGGCACATATATAGGCATTCAGCACAACAGGTGGTGAATGTAGGTAATTCCGTGGCAAGGTGACTTAAATAAGGATATTTGAATTGTCATTAATGTCAGTGAAAATCTTGCTGATTGTTTTTCAGCTCTTCTAGTAGTCTTCTTGCACAGATGAGGCAGCTGTAGACTGATTTACGAGTGTGCTTCATATCCAGCGTCTCAggacattttgttattttatttatggtcAGTTTCAGTCTTTGACTTGAAGTAAAATAACCTTTGACTCATTGCGAGCCCTGCTTGATaaccctgggggtggggaaggacccAGAAGCAGATCGTACTTTTgcctattttggttttctttttgccttctccccaccctctgcttttgcttttatttttctccccttttcccccaGGATCTAAAACAGGTTTCAAGGGGAAAAGTCCAGTAAACTGAGGGGCATGATAGTGCATTAGCGTTCTAGGTATGGGGAGCAAGTACCAGGGCCCGTACGAGTACAGAGGTTATAGACTGGCTGTCACATCAGCCCCGGGGTTTGTTGGGGTGGGAGCTCTCGCTAACAAACGTTTCTTCCTATTAGAGACACACCTCTTCTCCCAGTTCATTAGGGGTGGGGGCCTAGGGTGCTGTGGGGCCTCCTCTTCCCACCCACACCTTCATCCTCTCCCACCCCTTCATCCTCACTCTCCATTTACATTCTTACAGCGccagcccccccccgcccccatgacCTCACTAACTAACCCACTCTCTCAGAGACCTGGGTCACTGCTGTCCCCCTGAGCTTTTGTACGAGCTTTCTATCAGAAATAAATTTGTATGAGCTAaatctttatttccccttttattattAACCTGATAGAGAtagaaccattaaaaaaattttaaacaatgtatTTATCTAGATATTGTTAACTAATCTATCTTATGCATTTGAGGAGGTCAGGAAGCACTCCCCCcaaatgtttctatttcttttttttttctcagtaagtTTCTTAAATATTGTGTGATGTAAGAGAAGATGTAGTAGGAGAGCAGGGTTGATCTGCTGTGCAGTGAGACAGTATCCTACTACAAGTGACTTCATTCTCTCCAAGTTTATAAagattggtattttaaaattgagaaatttttaatTACCAAAGGAAGTAATCTGTTGGTAGgattattagaagaaaaaaatgttcttgcTGAAGGTATTATAGTGAAATATACCCACACTTGTTTGGTCAGAGGAGGTCACTTGTGATGTGAGTAGGTttagttttttcttaatttccagaATGCTCTCTTCCCCTAAATCTCAAATACCAAGGTGGAGTGAGGTGCAGTCTTCTTGAATCAAATTAGGTTGGACAAACTTACTACGAATTCACTTCCTTAACACAAATGTTCCTTACTACTTCCGAAGAGCAGCTGAAAGAGGCATACATGCAAGCAACACCGTGAACAAGTGGAATCGTAGAGCAGTCAGTCCCCTGTAGAACGAGTGGCGcgtcagtctgttctctgtgcaGAGATGGTTGAAACTAGCCTAGATGTCACAGGAAGTCAGTTACAGGGGTTTGCTCTGCTCACCGGCACAGCTGCAGAGAGAGTTGTGCTGGGTTTACAGGGGGGAGGACAGGAGAGGTTCTTCTCTCTGAAGGCAGGGTCCAAACATGGTCACCAAGGCAGTGGGGCAGTGGCCGGATGTCTTCCTGTATAGCAGGGCACGAGGGCAGGACGGGACCCTCAGTGACATGCACGGCACCGAGACCTGTTTACCGGGATCTTCCAGAGTGAGGTCATGAGCCTGCGGTTCATTCACTCTGTCGCTCCTTTTGGAGTACTTTATTTGGGCTATTTAAgaaaatgacttctttttttattcttattttgccacttggcttgtgggatcttagttccccaactaggaattgaacccgggcccaaggcagtgaaagcgcagagtcctaaccactgtaccgccagggaattccccccaaaaTGACTTCTTTTGTGGGGGAAACAACTTTGTGGAACTTAAAATTTCTCAAGAATTTGACGTCAAGATCATTAAGTTTTACAGAGCAGAGCAGGTTGGTTAGCAGAAGATTCTGATCGGGAAATCGGGGCAGAAGTCTCCTTTGTCCGGGCGAACCTTAGCCACGCTTGCTGGGGCTGCGGGCGCTCCACAGCCAGGTGCCCAGGCGGgctctttttcagtcttttcttcaGGAATCTTCCTCTTACTCCATCGTTGCTTGTCTTCTTTTCCTAGGTGTGGGGATATTCAGCTTTGCCAGGTACGGCAGTGATTTTTACAGCTCCCACTACGAAGGCAAACtgaagaagctgcagaagaagTCTTCAAGTGACTACTCGGTTTTTGATAATTATTACGTTCCTGAAGTGACTAGTGTTTTGCTGCTTCGGTCCTGTAAGGTGAGCTGTTCGGACAATCCACCAGGAGTGTTTTTTTAAGAGATCTTGATCCCCTGCCTTTGTATATTGACAGTCCTTAAGGTAGTTTTATAAATGACTTTGTGTCATCTGTATACTTTTGGTGGATACTGCTTGACTGAAGTTAGCAATAAAACCAGAATGTAAATGGTACCTTCGTACTGAAATGTACAGTACCTGTGACGGTTTTTTGTCCTGTTAGTGACACGCGGCCTTGGCTGTACCCGTCTCCTGACCATTAGCTTAATTCCAGAATTCTGGGCAGGTAGGGACGCCGTGCTCGTCAAGTCGGGCTAACTCCCGGGGGCCTGTGGGACCCCTGCGCTCTAGCTCCTGGCGGGGAATGGGCCTTCCCCTTGGGCTCCGGGCTGCCTACTGCAGCTGCTGGTTCTGCTGCTGGTTCCTCGTGTctccccctgccctgctctgtgGAAAGCCTGTCTCCTCGTTTCCCCCTTTCTTCATAGCCAGACGGGCTTTTCTGCTTTCACCACTGCTGTGTGTCGGGGGTAGAGAACGACACCTGATGGAATGACGGGTTCAGAGTACAGCCGACCGTTAAGCGACATGGCTTTAAACTGCAAGGGTCCCCTTACGTGCGGTGTTCCTCACTGGTGCCATAGGTACTGCCCTACCGCAAGGGCCCGCGGAACTGCGGatgcagagggctgactgtaaagccAGAGCAGGTTCTTGACTGCAGGGGGGTCGGTGCCCCACCCCCCCtcgttcaagggtcagctgtacgtTCCCTGCATTAATCTGCTTGTTAACATGCAGTTCAAGCTGCTCCCCTGCTACCTACCAGCTGGGCATCTCTGGGGGAAGGGCCTCAGAATCTACATGTTAGCAAGCATCCCACTGGCCCAGAGCAGTGGTCTCAACCAGGGGTGGTTTTGCCACCCAGGGAATATTTGGccgtgtctggagacatttctggttgtcacagcGGGGGAGGAGATGCTACTGGCGTCTGGTGGGTGGAGGCCCGGGCTGCTCAACACCCTGCAGTGCACAAGACACCCCACCCCGACCCCGTCAAGGAATGATCCTGTCCAACATGTGAGTGGTGTCGAGGTGGAGAAACCCTGGGCAGGGGAgta is a window encoding:
- the AMZ2 gene encoding archaemetzincin-2 isoform X1, which produces MQTVRHSERTLKTALISKDPALVSQYEKLDAGEKRLMDEAFRPDSDLFGPITLHSQSDWITSHPEAPQDFEEFFSDPYRKTPSPQKHSIYIQCIGLLGNTRSISEEYVKWLKGYCEAFFYGLTVKLLEPVPVSATRCSFRINDNTQNLQIHAGQILKFLKKKKPEDAFCVVGITMIDLYPRDSWNFVFGQASLTDGVGIFSFARYGSDFYSSHYEGKLKKLQKKSSSDYSVFDNYYVPEVTSVLLLRSCKTLTHEIGHIFGLRHCQWLACLMQGSNHLEEADQRPLDLCPICLRKLQSAVGFHLKDRYKVNLFFKALVRWVDAESTDTPTVTPKHSREDPLSLPKPVEAFKEWKEWITKCLAVLQK
- the AMZ2 gene encoding archaemetzincin-2 isoform X3, which produces MQTVRHSERTLKTALISKDPALVSQYEKLDAGEKRLMDEAFRPDSDLFGPITLHSQSDWITSHPEAPQDFEEFFSDPYRKTPSPQKHSIYIQCIGLLGNTRSISEEYVKWLKGYCEAFFYGLTVKLLEPVPVSATRCSFRINDNTQNLQIHAGVGIFSFARYGSDFYSSHYEGKLKKLQKKSSSDYSVFDNYYVPEVTSVLLLRSCKTLTHEIGHIFGLRHCQWLACLMQGSNHLEEADQRPLDLCPICLRKLQSAVGFHLKDRYKVNLFFKALVRWVDAESTDTPTVTPKHSREDPLSLPKPVEAFKEWKEWITKCLAVLQK
- the AMZ2 gene encoding archaemetzincin-2 isoform X2 produces the protein MQTVRHSERTLKTALISKDPALVSQYEKLDAGEKRLMDEAFRPDSDLFGPITLHSQSDWITSHPEAPQDFEEFFSDPYRKTPSPQKHSIYIQCIGLLGNTRSISEEYVKWLKGYCEAFFYGLTVKLLEPVPVSATRCSFRINDNTQNLQIHAGQILKFLKKKKPEDAFCVVGITMIDLYPRDSWNFVFGQASLTDGVGIFSFARYGSDFYSSHYEGKLKKLQKKSSSDYSVFDNYYVPEVTSVLLLRSCKTLTHEIGHIFGLRHCQWLACLMQGSNHLEEADQRPLDLCPICLRKLQSAVGFHLKDRYKALVRWVDAESTDTPTVTPKHSREDPLSLPKPVEAFKEWKEWITKCLAVLQK
- the AMZ2 gene encoding archaemetzincin-2 isoform X4; protein product: MQTVRHSERTLKTALISKDPALVSQYEKLDAGEKRLMDEAFRPDSDLFGPITLHSQSDWITSHPEAPQDFEEFFSDPYRKTPSPQKHSIYIQCIGLLGNTRSISEEYVKWLKGYCEAFFYGLTVKLLEPVPVSATRCSFRINDNTQNLQIHAGQILKFLKKKKPEDAFCVVGITMIDLYPRDSWNFVFGQASLTDGVGIFSFARYGSDFYSSHYEGKLKKLQKKSSSDYSVFDNYYVPEVTSVLLLRSCKTLTHEIGHIFGLRHCQWLACLMQGSNHLEEADQRPLDLCPICLRKLQSAVGFHLKDRYKVYTYPREIATTI